The window CGAAGCGCGAGCGGGTCGCCCACAAGAAATCGAAGACCTCGGGACTGAAGGGCATGCGGTTGAGCCCGAAGATCGGGCAGCACGACCTGGAAACGAAGACGCGCGCCATCACGACGTTCCTCAAGGACGGCGACAAGGTGCGGGTCTCGATGTGGTTCCGGGGACGCGAGATGGCGCACCCGCAGATCGGCGAGCAGATCTTGAAGCGGATGGCGCAGCAGTTGGCCGAGGTCAGCGTGGTCGAGCGGCCGCCGCTGATGGAAGGCCGCAACATGATCATGATCCTGTCGCCGAAGAAGAACTGAGGGGGACGAGATGCCGAAACTCAAGACACACCAGGGGACGGCGAAGCGGATCCGCGTCACCGCGCGCAAGCGGCTGCTCCGCGGCCGCCAGCTCGGCGGCCATCTGATGGTCGGGAAGTCGGCCAAGCGCCGGCGATCGCTGCGGCAGCTGCGGGAGATCGAGCGCACCGATCGGGCGCGGCTCGCGCGGCTGCTTCCCTACAAGTGAGCTCGCGGCCCCGGCCGCGCGATAGACGGATGGGGGGGACGGACGAATGGCACGCGTAAAGCGCGGGGTGACGACCCGTCGCCGGCACCACAAGGTCCTGAAGCTGGCCAAGGGCTACTGGGGCAAGAAGAGCCGCTGGTTCAAGCTCGCGAACCAGACGGTGCACCGCGCGCTGCAGCAGGCGTTCAACCACCGGCGGGCGCGCAAGCGCGACTTCCGGCGGTTGTGGATCGCGCGCATCAACGCGGCGGCGCGCATCCACGGGACATCGTACAGCCGGCTCATCTGCGGTCTCCGGCGCGCCGGCATTCAGGTGAACCGCAAGGTGCTCGCCGATCTGGCCGTCCGCGACGACCGCGCGTTCGAAGCGCTGGTCAAGCGGGCGCGTTCGGACGAGTAGGTCCCATCGAACAGCCGCCACCGAGCCGGAACCTGCTTCGACCGTAAGTCACGGGCCCTCCCTCCGGGAGGGCCCGAATCGTACCCGGAGCGCCGCGGAGGCGCGGACCACGCAGGAGGTGGGTGCGTCGACCATCTCGAGCCGGCACAATCCATTCGTGCGCGAGCTCCGCGCCACGTTGCGGGCGCCGAGCCGCCGCTCGGGGGTCTGCGCGATCGAGGGGTGGCGGCTGCTCGAGGCCGCGGTCGCCGCCGGCGTGTCGTTCGACGCGCTCGTCGTGACCGAGGCCGCCGCCGCCGATCCCGCCGCCGCCCGGATCTATGAAGCGGCGCGCGCGCGCGCCGCGCGCGAGATCACCGTCACGCCGGACGTGTTGGCGGCGCTGACCCAAGTGCCCGCTCCGCAGGGGGTGCTCGCCGTCGCGCCGCGGCCCGCCGCCGCGCCGCTCGCGCTGGCCGCGGGGGCGGAGACGCTCGCGGTCGTGCTGGACGCGATCCAGGACCCCGGCAACGTGGGGACGATCGTCCGTACCGCCGTCGCGTGCCGGGCGACGATCGTCGTGGCCTGCGGCCCGACGGCTGACCCGTTCGCGCCGAAGGCGCTGCGGGCCTCGGCCGGCGCGGCGTTCCTGGTGCCGATCGCGTTCGCGGCCGGGGCCGACGAGGCGGAGGCCGCGCTGCGGTCCGCGGGGGTCCGCATCGTCGTGGCCGACGCGCACGCCCCCTCACCGCCGACCCCGGCGACGTGGGTGCGTCCGCTCGCGCTGGTCCTCGGCAGCGAAGCCGCGGGCCCGGCGCTGGTCTGGCGCGCGCACGGCGGAGCCGCGGTGCGGGTGCCGGTGCTGGGCCCCGTCGAGTCGCTCAACGTCGCGGCGGCCGCGGCCGTGCTCCTCTATCAGGCCGCGGGACTCCTCTCGCCGCGCGCTTGATCCGGGCTGCGGCGGACGTGTGTTATACTAAGGCCGCATTTCAATCCACTCCGCGACGGCGGCGACCCACAGATGGTGCCGTCGCGCAGTCGTCGCAGCACGACGGGGGACGCGTGGTGGAAATCGCGTGGACGCCGGAATGCTTCTGGCGTCTGTTCGAGGCGACCGGCTCTATCTGGGCGTACTTGATCTATCGGGACCTGACGGACGGCGAAAGCCGTTGGGTGTTGCCCATCCTGAACTGACTCCTGTTCGCGACCGCACCCGTTCCGCCCGTACCAGGT of the bacterium genome contains:
- the rpmI gene encoding 50S ribosomal protein L35 gives rise to the protein MPKLKTHQGTAKRIRVTARKRLLRGRQLGGHLMVGKSAKRRRSLRQLREIERTDRARLARLLPYK
- the rplT gene encoding 50S ribosomal protein L20, with the protein product MARVKRGVTTRRRHHKVLKLAKGYWGKKSRWFKLANQTVHRALQQAFNHRRARKRDFRRLWIARINAAARIHGTSYSRLICGLRRAGIQVNRKVLADLAVRDDRAFEALVKRARSDE
- a CDS encoding RNA methyltransferase, with product MGASTISSRHNPFVRELRATLRAPSRRSGVCAIEGWRLLEAAVAAGVSFDALVVTEAAAADPAAARIYEAARARAAREITVTPDVLAALTQVPAPQGVLAVAPRPAAAPLALAAGAETLAVVLDAIQDPGNVGTIVRTAVACRATIVVACGPTADPFAPKALRASAGAAFLVPIAFAAGADEAEAALRSAGVRIVVADAHAPSPPTPATWVRPLALVLGSEAAGPALVWRAHGGAAVRVPVLGPVESLNVAAAAAVLLYQAAGLLSPRA
- the infC gene encoding translation initiation factor IF-3; this encodes MNERIRAREVRLIGDAGEQLGVVPTRDALVRAQEAGVDLVEVAPTANPPVCRIMDFGKYKYEQAKRERVAHKKSKTSGLKGMRLSPKIGQHDLETKTRAITTFLKDGDKVRVSMWFRGREMAHPQIGEQILKRMAQQLAEVSVVERPPLMEGRNMIMILSPKKN